Proteins from one Anopheles nili chromosome 2, idAnoNiliSN_F5_01, whole genome shotgun sequence genomic window:
- the LOC128732242 gene encoding fatty acid CoA ligase Acsl3, whose product MFFEDDDNMESAWVQTAIGAIKIFTMMYDIITMPIYLAIQRPWKRRQLARRVKAKIIQQDSSSVTYRSVDSPGEMHVKMLQNNIDTLERMFNFVTKVHTTKRCIGTRKILSEEDEMQSNGRMFKKFRMGEYMWRNFIETEHAAACFGRGLRELGQQPKQNIVIFAETRAEWMIAAHGCFKQNMPVVTIYATLGDDGVAHGINETEVTTVITSHELLPKFKSVLNVTPNVKKIIFMEDQLHPTETTGFKDGVEIIPFSKVIEMGNSSKIPGSPPTSEDTAIIMYTSGSTGTPKGVLLSHGNCIGTMKNFCDIFKIYPDDVLIGFLPLAHVFELLAESVCLLTGVPIGYSTPLTLIDSSSKVMKGCKGDASVLRPTCMTSVPLILDRISKGINDKVNAEAPMKKAFFKFAYGYKSKWVARGFQTPILDKIIFKKIAKLLGGRIRSVLSGGAPLAADTHEQIKLCLCVDVIQGYGLTETTAGAAVMDKFDMEYNRVGAPSSSNDIRLINWEEGNYRVTNKPYPQGEIVIGGTTVSKGYYKLPGKTQEDFFEEDGQQWFRTGDVGEVHPDGALKIIDRKKDLVKLQAGEYVSLGKVESEMKTCPVVENICVYGDSTKQFTVALVVPNPKHLEEIAERLEIRGVEFEDLCDNKKVEKAVLQELAEHGRKCKLHRSEIPAAVYLCKDIWTPDMGLVTAAFKLKRKDIQERYQAEINKMYAS is encoded by the exons ATGTTCTTCGAGGATGATGATAA CATGGAGAGCGCGTGGGTGCAGACGGCCATCGGCGCGATCAAAATCTTCACGATGATGTACGACATCATCACGATGCCGATTTACCTGGCCATCCAGCGTCCGTGGAAGCGAAGACAGCTAGCCAGGAGAGTGAAA GCCAAGATCATTCAGCAGGACTCCAGCTCAGTCACGTACCGGTCGGTCGATTCGCCCGGAGAAATGCACGTCAAGATGCTGCAGAACAACATTGACACGCTCGAGCGCATGTTTAACTTCGTCACGAAGGTGCACACGACCAAGCGGTGCATCGGTACGCGCAAAATCCTGAGCGAGGAGGACGAGATGCAGTCGAACGGGCGGATGTTCAAGAAGTTCCGCATGGGCGAGTATATGTGGCGCAACTTCATCGAGACGGAGCACGCGGCGGCGTGTTTTGGGCGCGGCCTTCGAGAGCTTGGCCAGCAGCCGAAGCAGAACATCGTGATCTTCGCGGAAACGCGAGCAGAATGGATGATCGCGGCGCACGGGTGCTTTAAGCAGAACATGCCGGTTGTGACGATTTACGCGACGCTCGGGGATGACGGTGTGGCGCACGGTATCAACGAAACCGAGGTGACGACCGTTATCACGTCACACGAACTGCTGCCCAAGTTCAAGAGCGTGCTAAATGTGACACCGAACGTGAAGAAAATCATCTTCATGGAGGATCAGCTACACCCTACTGAAACGACCGGATTCAAGGATGGCGTCGAAATCATTCCCTTCAGCAAAGTCATCGAGATGGGCAACTCGAGCAAGATTC CTGGTTCTCCTCCGACATCCGAAGACACGGCTATCATCATGTATACGTCTGGTTCGACCGGCACTCCGAAGGGCGTCCTGCTGTCTCACGGAAACTGCATCGGAACGATGAAGAATTTCTGTGATATCTTCAAGATCTACCCTGACGATGTGCTGATTGGATTCCTGCCGCTTGCGCACGTGTTTGAATTGCTGGCGGAAAGCGTGTGCCTGCTAACCGGTGTCCCGATTGGCTACTCAACTCCGCTCACACTGATCGATTCGAGTAGTAAAGTGATGAAGGGCTGCAAAGGTGACGCCTCCGTTCTTCGGCCAACCTGCATGACATCGGTGCCA CTTATTCTGGATCGAATTTCGAAGGGTATCAATGACAAAGTGAATGCTGAGGCTCCGATGAAAAAGGCATTCTTCAAGTTCGCTTATGGCTATAAATCGAAGTGGGTCGCACGAGGCTTCCAGACACCAATTTTGGATAA GATTATCTTTAAGAAAATTGCCAAACTGTTAGGAGGCCGCATTCGCAGTGTTTTGTCTGGTGGTGCACCCTTAGCAGCGGATACACACGAACAGATCAAGCTTTGCCTGTGCGTCGACGTGATTCAGGGCTACGGTTTAACGGAGACTACTGCTGGGGCAGCGGTAATGGACA AATTTGACATGGAGTACAATCGGGTCGGTGCACCGTCCTCGAGTAACGACATCCGGTTAATTAACTGGGAGGAAGGAAATTATCGTGTCACCAACAAACCATATCCCCAGGGTGAGATTGTTATCGGAGGCACGACAGTCTCAAAGGGTTATTACAAGCTTCCCGGCAAGACGCAGGAAGATTTCTTTGAAGAGGACGGTCAACAGTGGTTCCGCACTGGCGATGTGGGCGAAGTCCATCCAGATGGTGCGCTCAAGATTATCG ACCGTAAGAAGGATTTGGTAAAACTGCAGGCAGGCGAATACGTTTCGCTCGGTAAGGTGGAATCGGAGATGAAAACGTGCCCCGTTGTGGAGAACATTTGCGTGTACGGTGACTCAACGAAACAGTTTACGGTCGCTCTTGTGGTGCCAAACCCGAAACATCTGGAGGAGATCGCTGAGCGACTAGAAATCCGTGGCGTTGAATTCGAAGATCTCTGCGATAACAAGAAGGTTGAAAAGGCAGTTCTACAGGAGCTGGCTGAACACGGACGGAAAT GCAAGCTGCATCGCAGTGAAATTCCCGCCGCAGTGTACCTATGCAAGGACATTTGGACGCCCGATATGGGTCTGGTAACGGCCGCCTTTAAGCTGAAACGCAAGGACATCCAAGAGCGGTATCAGGCCGAAATCAATAAGATGTATGCGTCGTAG